Proteins encoded together in one Diabrotica undecimpunctata isolate CICGRU chromosome 3, icDiaUnde3, whole genome shotgun sequence window:
- the LOC140436041 gene encoding ATP-dependent DNA helicase pif1-like: MSEDILHQSRVNSRNHDIEMNEEIHNRALLLIEDMCYLMCGNLLIRLGMPAPNREMNDAFNRELEREREYDHQELDLVVQRNVPLLNYQQKEVYDTLMKAIADENGGLYFLDAPGGTGKTFLMSLVLATVWARSNIAVAVASSGIAATLLEGCRTAHSAFKLPLNLQTIEEATCNIANHSTMAKVLAASKIIIWDECTMAHKRALEALNRTLKDLRNDSRCFGGAMILLSGDFRQILPVIPRSTAADEINACLKSSNLWRYVKKLQLTTNMRVTLLNDTAAEDFSEQLLTIGNGQVPVDESSGLISFPNNFCNFVSSKDELINNVFPNIISNYKNNEWSSERAILAAKNKDVDDLNYIIQNKIIGTMHSFKSIDCVTNEDEATNYPIEFLNSLDVPGLAPHNLRLKVGSVVIMLRNINQPKLCNGTRLVVSKLMNNVIYATIMIGKFKGEEVLIPRIPMIPTDMPFEFKRLQFPIRLAFAMTINKSQGQSLKVCGLNLEHSCFSHGQLYVGCSRVGRPSALFVFAPDNKTKNVVYHKVLK; this comes from the coding sequence ATGTCAGAAGATATTTTACATCAAAGTCGTGTCAATTCCAGAAATCACGATATTGAGATGAATGAGGAGATACATAATCGTGCTTTACTCTTGATCGAAGATATGTGTTACCTCATGTGCGGTAATTTATTAATCAGGTTAGGAATGCCAGCGCCAAATCGTGAAATGAATGACGCATTTAATCGAGAATTGGAACGGGAACGTGAATATGATCACCAGGAATTAGATTTAGTAGTTCAAAGGAATGTGCCTCTGTTGAATTACCAACAAAAGGAAGTTTATGATACTTTAATGAAGGCAATCGCTGATGAAAATGGTGGTTTATATTTCCTAGATGCCCCTGGTGGAACTGGCAAGACATTCCTTATGTCATTAGTTTTAGCAACTGTTTGGGCGAGATCCAACATAGCGGTTGCAGTTGCTTCTTCTGGAATAGCAGCCACATTGTTAGAAGGATGCCGTACGGCTCATTCAGCATTCAAATTACCGTTAAATCTTCAAACTATTGAAGAAGCAACGTGTAATATTGCAAATCACTCAACAATGGCCAAAGTTTTAGCGGCATCGAAAATCATCATCTGGGACGAATGCACAATGGCGCATAAACGTGCATTAGAAGCACTTAACCGAACATTAAAAGATTTACGCAATGACTCGAGATGTTTTGGAGGAGCAATGATTTTACTGTCTGGCGATTTCCGCCAAATACTGCCAGTAATTCCAAGATCTACGGCTGCCGATGAAATAAACGCTTGCCTCAAATCGTCAAATCTATGGCGCTATGTGAAGAAACTGCAGCTGACAACAAACATGAGAGTTACATTGCTTAATGATACAGCTGCTGAAGATTTCTCGGAGCAATTGCTGACTATCGGTAATGGTCAAGTACCTGTCGATGAATCGAGCGGATTAATATCATTTCCAAataatttctgtaattttgtCTCATCAAAAGACGAACTTATCAACAATgtatttccaaatattatttctaactacaaaaataatgaatGGTCGAGTGAGCGAGCAATTTTAGCTGCTAAGAATAAAGATGTAGATGACCTGAActacataattcaaaataagatAATTGGAACAATGCATTCATTCAAATCTATTGACTGCGTCACAAATGAAGATGAAGCCACCAACTatccaattgaatttttaaactctttgGACGTGCCTGGCTTAGCACCGCACAATTTACGCCTAAAGGTTGGCTCCGTAGTAATCATGCTTCGAAACATAAACCAACCAAAACTGTGCAACGGTACGCGTTTGGTGGTTAGTAAATTGATGAACAATGTAATTTACGCTACGATAATGATAGGAAAATTCAAAGGTGAGGAAGTTCTCATTCCGAGGATCCCGATGATCCCAACCGATATGCCGTTTGAATTTAAAAGACTTCAATTTCCGATACGTCTTGCATTTGCCATGACTATCAACAAATCACAAGGCCAATCCTTAAAAGTTTGTGGTTTAAATCTAGAACATTCATGTTTTTCCCATGGTCAATTATACGTGG
- the LOC140436042 gene encoding uncharacterized protein has protein sequence MPNDDYKVVIKADKRPSGTHERTFNAPTVDEVAILIVGEQLEKRDIVLTRRDTGQLQQISKTHRSYGALQYPLMFWQGEDGYYFNIKMINPLNGEETTKKVSSMNYYAYRLMIRQNADNYLLRFRRLFQQYCVDMYVKIETECLTFIRLNQAKLRSGEYVHLRDAVSTEGNAANIGRLTILPATYIGSPRHMHEYAEDSMTYVRHYGRPDLFITFTCNPKWIEITQLLLPGQTSNDRHDITARIFRQKIRSLMNFIVKQRVFGDTRCWMYSIEWQKRGLPHAHILIWLVEIIHLDQIDDIICAEIPDHEVDPDLHDVVTTNIIHGPCGAINPQSPCMVDGKCSKRYPRKLTAEIVTGNDGYPLYRRRSPDDNGRTVTTKVKRMDFVVDNSWIVPYSPLISKTFKIHCNVEYCNSVKSIKYICKYVTKGSDMTVFGLQSSNTNDEISRYQVGRYVNSNEAIWRIFAFPIHERHPTVIHLAVHLENGQRVYFTASNATQRAETPPATTLTSFFAICQSDKFARTLLYSEMPRYYTWNASSKNFQKRKQGDAVPGYPDVRSTDALGRMYTVPPKNYECFYLRLLLVNVRGPTSFETLRTVNGVIFPTYRAACEELNLLENDTH, from the exons ATGCCAAATGATGACTATAAAGTTGTCATCAAAGCAGATAAACGACCATCTGGAACACACGAACGCACATTTAATGCTCCAACAGTAGACGAAGTTGCCATCCTGATTGTTGGTGAACAATTGGAAAAACGCGATATTGTGCTTACACGTCGCGATACTGGGCAACTGCAACAAATATCTAAAACTCATCGATCATATGGCGCATTGCAATACCCACTGATGTTTTGGCAAGGAGAAGAtggatattattttaatattaaaatgataAATCCATTGAATG gTGAAGAAACTACAAAGAAAGTTAGCTCAATGAATTATTATGCATATCGTTTGATGATTCGTCAAAATGCTGACAACTATTTGCTGAGGTTTCGTCGATTGTTTCAGCAGTATTGCGTTGACATGTATGTAAAAATAGAAACGGAATGTTTAACATTTATTAGGTTGAACCAAGCCAAACTGCGTTCTGGGGAGTACGTCCATTTACGTGATGCAGTTAGTACTGAAGGAAATGCAGCTAATATTGGTCGATTAACTATTCTGCCGGCGACGTACATTGGTAGCCCACGTCATATGCATGAATATGCAGAAGATTCAATGACATATGTTCGTCATTACGGCCGGCCAGATCTCTTTATTACTTTTACCTGTAATCCAAAATGGATAGAAATTACTCAATTGCTGCTTCCCGGACAAACATCAAATGATAGACACGACATCACAGCACGTATATTCAGGCAAAAAATTCGGTCCCTGATGAACTTTATTGTTAAACAACGCGTCTTTGGAGATACTCGATGCTGGATGTATTCAATCGAATGGCAAAAGCGAGGCCTGCCGCACGCACACATTCTTATTTGGTTAGTGGAAATAATTCATCTTGACCAAATAGATGATATCATATGTGCCGAGATTCCTGATCATGAAGTCGATCCAGACCTACATGATGTTGTTACTACTAATATAATTCATGGACCGTGTGGTGCCATCAATCCCCAATCACCTTGCATGGTCGATGGAAAGTGCTCTAAACGATATCCACGGAAATTAACCGCGGAGATTGTCACTGGCAACGATGGGTATCCGCTGTATCGGCGTCGATCACCAGATGACAACGGTCGAACTGTCACAACGAAAGTGAAAAGAATGGATTTCGTTGTCGACAACAGTTGGATTGTTCCATATTCGCCACTTATTTCTAAAACGTTCAAGATACATTGCAACGTTGAATACTGCAATTCAGTTaagtccataaaatatatttgcaaatatgtCACGAAAGGCAGTGATATGACGGTTTTTGGATTGCAATCCTCAAATACCAACGATGAAATTTCACGCTATCAAGTTGGTCGTTATGTGAACAGTAATGAAGCGATTTGGCGTATATTCGCATTTCCAATTCACGAACGTCATCCTACTGTTATACATTTGGCGGTGCATCTGGAGAATGGTCAACGAGTATATTTCACGGCTTCGAATGCTACGCAACGTGCTGAAACACCTCCAGCAACTACATTGACCAGTTTTTTTGCAATCTGCCAAAGCGATAAGTTTGCACGAACTTTGCTTTACTCGGAGATGCCACGTTATTATACTTGGAATGCTTCATCCAAGAATTTTCAAAAACGGAAGCAAGGTGATGCGGTTCCTGGGTATCCAGATGTGCGTTCTACTGATGCTCTTGGTCGTATGTATACAGTTCCTCCAAAGAATTATGAATGTTTCTATTTGCGGTTGTTGCTGGTAAATGTGCGTGGGCCAACTTCATTTGAGACACTACGAACTGTTAATGGTGTAATATTCCCAACATATCGTGCTGCATGTGAAGAATTGAACTTATTAGAAAACGATACCCATTGA